From Erigeron canadensis isolate Cc75 chromosome 8, C_canadensis_v1, whole genome shotgun sequence, one genomic window encodes:
- the LOC122579962 gene encoding cytochrome c oxidase assembly factor 4 homolog, mitochondrial, whose product MNPQGGNKTSVEVHHSNDADDDDDNVKQLQQCSSLYLLLQDCLITSNRDWKACQKEVQNLKACNEARQKNVSKHTKGGEGNK is encoded by the exons atgAACCCACAAGGAGGAAACAAAACATCGGTGGAGGTCCACCATAGTAATGATGCAGATGACGATGATGACAACGTGAAACAGCTTCAACAATGTTCTTCTCTCTATTTATTATTACAG GATTGTCTTATTACTTctaacagagattggaaggctTGTCAGAAAG AGGTTCAAAACCTCAAGGCATGCAATGAGGCAAGACAGAAGAATGTCAGTAAGCATACCAAGGGTGGTGAAGGAAATAAGTGA